In one Lolium rigidum isolate FL_2022 chromosome 3, APGP_CSIRO_Lrig_0.1, whole genome shotgun sequence genomic region, the following are encoded:
- the LOC124695336 gene encoding 24-methylenesterol C-methyltransferase 2-like, whose protein sequence is METATMAWTAAVAGVGLLYWFFWVMGAAEVKGKRGVDLKMGSITDDKVKDKYTQYWSFFRAPKDTAATAADREKVPAFVDTFYNLVTDIYEWGWGQSFHFSPALPGKSDRDATRVHEERVADLLNAKPTHRLLDVGCGVGGPMRAIAAHSGSKVVGITINDYQVNRARAHNRKAGLDSQCEVVCGNFMAMPFPDASFDGAYSIEATCHAPRLQDVYREVFRVLKPGGLYVSYEWVTTALYRADDPAHVEAIHGIERGDALPGLRHHDEIADIAREVGFEVVKELDLALPPALPWWTRLKMGKFAYWRNSLVVRVLTLLRIAPKGVVEVHEMLFDTAKHLTLGGETGIFSPMHMVLLRKPADAASDESK, encoded by the coding sequence ATGGAGACCGCCACCATGGcgtggacggcggcggtggccggtgtGGGCCTGCTGTACTGGTTCTTCTGGGTGATGGGCGCGGCGGAGGTGAAGGGCAAGCGCGGCGTGGATCTCAAGATGGGATCCATCACGGACGACAAGGTCAAGGACAAGTACACGCAGTACTGGTCCTTCTTCCGCGCGCCCAAggacaccgccgccaccgccgcagaCCGCGAGAAGGTGCCCGCCTTCGTCGACACCTTCTACAACCTCGTCACCGACATCTACGAGTGGGGCTGGGGCcagtccttccacttctcgcccgCCCTGCCCGGCAAGTCCGACCGCGACGCCACCCGCGTCCACGAGGAGCGCGTCGCCGACCTCCTCAACGCGAAACCAACCCACCGCCTCCTCGACGTCGGCTGCGGCGTCGGCGGGCCCATGCGCGCCATCGCCGCCCACTCGGGCTCCAAGGTCGTCGGCATCACCATCAACGACTACCAGGTGAACCGCGCCCGCGCCCACAACCGGAAGGCCGGGCTCGACTCCCAGTGCGAGGTGGTGTGCGGCAACTTCATGGCCATGCCCTTCCCCGACGCCTCCTTCGACGGGGCCTACTCCATCGAGGCCACCTGCCACGCGCCCAGGCTGCAGGACGTCTACCGCGAGGTCTTCCGCGTGCTCAAGCCGGGGGGTCTCTACGTCTCCTACGAGTGGGTCACCACCGCGCTGTACCGCGCCGACGACCCCGCGCACGTCGAGGCCATCCACGGCATCGAGCGCGGCGACGCGCTCCCGGGCCTCCGCCACCACGACGAGATCGCGGACATCGCCAGGGAGGTGGGCTTCGAGGTCGTCAAGGAGCTCGACCTCGCGCTGCCCCCCGCGCTGCCGTGGTGGACGCGCCTCAAGATGGGCAAGTTCGCCTACTGGCGCAACTCCCTCGTCGTCCGCGTCCTCACCCTGCTCCGGATCGCGCCCAAGGGCGTCGTCGAGGTCCACGAGATGCTCTTCGACACCGCCAAGCACCTCACCCTCGGCGGCGAGACCGGGATCTTCTCCCCCATGCACATGGTGCTGCTCCGCAAGCCCGCCGACGCCGCATCAGACGAGAGCAAATAG